In Anaerolineales bacterium, a genomic segment contains:
- a CDS encoding PaaI family thioesterase produces MAMDRTRAGYEKQPNSRMCFVCGLENEAGLRAEFYSEAPGKVRVDWTAPDIYQGYPGHLHGGIAAALLDEAAGRTVLGADPLRFFVTMKMELRYRKPVPTGVPLVIRGEMVRDRGRFAETKGTIELPDGSVAVEAEVLVAQAPDAITDATDLDRIGWRVYPDA; encoded by the coding sequence ATGGCAATGGATCGGACGCGGGCCGGTTATGAAAAACAGCCCAATTCCCGGATGTGTTTCGTGTGCGGCCTGGAAAACGAAGCCGGCCTGCGCGCGGAATTTTACAGCGAAGCGCCGGGAAAAGTGCGGGTGGATTGGACCGCTCCGGACATTTACCAGGGGTATCCGGGGCATCTGCACGGCGGGATCGCCGCCGCGCTCTTGGACGAAGCCGCCGGGCGGACCGTCCTCGGGGCGGATCCCCTCCGCTTCTTCGTCACGATGAAGATGGAATTGCGGTATCGGAAACCGGTTCCGACCGGGGTGCCGCTGGTCATCCGCGGAGAGATGGTGCGCGACCGGGGCCGGTTTGCGGAAACCAAGGGCACGATCGAGCTCCCGGACGGTTCGGTCGCCGTCGAAGCCGAAGTGCTGGTCGCCCAAGCGCCGGACGCGATCACCGATGCAACCGACTTGGACCGGATCGGATGGCGGGTGTATCCGGATGCTTGA